In Selenomonas dianae, a genomic segment contains:
- the leuB gene encoding 3-isopropylmalate dehydrogenase has translation MAYKIAVVPGDGIGQEITEEAVRVLSAVDAKFALGLTYETRDAGGTAYDKYGTPLPEDTLAVCKASDGVLFGAVGGTKWDSVEPALRPERAILGLRKGLGLYANLRPVKVADALIEHSPLKPELVRGVDLVIVRELIGGIYFGEKCESEQVDGRERAWDMENYSVPEVERIARLAFETARLRRGKVTSVDKANVLATSRLWRRTVTALAPEYGDVELDHLYVDNCAMQLAVRPTQFDVIVTGNLFGDILSDEAAVIGGSIGLMPSASIGTGTSLFEPIHGSAPDIAGRGIANPLGTILSAAMLLRYALHEEEAAAAVEAAVDAALADGKRTADIYIADTGCTQVGTREMADAVLAHL, from the coding sequence ATGGCGTATAAGATTGCAGTCGTCCCGGGCGACGGCATCGGGCAGGAGATCACCGAGGAAGCCGTACGCGTTCTGAGTGCCGTCGATGCGAAATTCGCGCTCGGTCTGACCTACGAAACGCGCGACGCGGGCGGCACGGCGTACGATAAATATGGCACGCCGCTGCCCGAGGACACGCTCGCGGTCTGCAAGGCATCGGACGGAGTGCTCTTCGGCGCGGTCGGCGGGACGAAGTGGGACAGCGTGGAGCCTGCCCTGCGTCCCGAGCGTGCGATTTTGGGTCTCCGCAAGGGGCTCGGGCTGTATGCGAATCTGCGTCCCGTGAAGGTCGCGGACGCGCTCATTGAGCACTCGCCGCTGAAGCCGGAACTCGTGCGCGGTGTCGATCTCGTCATTGTACGCGAGCTGATCGGCGGCATCTACTTCGGCGAGAAATGCGAGTCCGAGCAGGTGGACGGAAGAGAGCGTGCGTGGGACATGGAGAACTACTCCGTGCCCGAGGTGGAGCGCATCGCACGCCTTGCGTTCGAGACGGCGCGTCTCAGACGCGGCAAGGTCACGTCCGTGGACAAGGCGAACGTGCTCGCGACCTCGCGCCTCTGGCGGCGTACGGTGACGGCACTTGCACCGGAGTACGGCGATGTCGAACTCGACCATCTCTATGTGGACAACTGTGCCATGCAGCTTGCCGTGCGTCCGACGCAGTTCGATGTGATCGTGACGGGCAACCTCTTCGGCGACATTCTCTCCGATGAGGCGGCGGTCATCGGCGGCTCGATCGGGCTGATGCCGTCCGCGTCGATCGGCACGGGGACGAGCCTCTTTGAGCCGATTCACGGCAGTGCGCCCGACATCGCAGGGCGGGGCATCGCAAACCCCCTTGGGACGATCCTCTCGGCGGCGATGCTCCTGCGCTATGCCCTCCATGAGGAGGAGGCTGCCGCTGCGGTCGAGGCGGCGGTGGACGCGGCACTCGCGGACGGCAAACGCACGGCGGACATCTACATCGCGGATACGGGCTGCACGCAGGTCGGCACGCGCGAGATGGCGGATGCGGTGCTTGCGCATCTGTAA
- a CDS encoding MFS transporter, with amino-acid sequence MNWKVILALLTCNVLFMSASYTMIIPFLPMYLTHELGVSDASVNLWAGLAFSVTFLVSAVMAPIWGRMADRRGKRLMAMRASLLISISYLLGGVVTSPEQLVLVRVFQGFASGLWPMDLAIMTLYAPRERLGFSLGILQGTLTAGGVVGPLLGGVLAEVFGMRASFYVGGLALFINFLAFTFIIKEPPMPQDAAPLTAEEKNPWHLWRIPILRTMMIVSTLAQMTTFILMPVLTTYIKYLAGDMENIVLVAGIVFSLGGIAGAIAAPLWGIFGARHSYFRAMCLAMFCAGTMLTLQGIPDTLVPFAAMQFGVGLFLAGIQPSLNAVIAQHTPAQLKGSVFGMLFAAQQVGGFTGPLLGGVVATYLGMHDLFPMGGVLLITLALFVWWRYIHKKSAI; translated from the coding sequence ATGAACTGGAAAGTGATACTCGCGCTGCTGACGTGCAATGTGCTCTTTATGTCGGCAAGCTATACGATGATTATTCCGTTCCTGCCGATGTACCTGACGCATGAGCTCGGCGTGTCGGATGCCTCGGTCAATCTCTGGGCGGGGCTGGCGTTCTCCGTGACGTTCCTCGTTTCTGCGGTGATGGCGCCGATCTGGGGGCGCATGGCGGATCGCCGCGGGAAACGGCTCATGGCGATGCGTGCGAGCCTCCTCATCTCGATCAGTTACCTGCTCGGCGGCGTTGTCACCTCGCCCGAGCAGCTTGTCCTCGTCCGTGTCTTTCAGGGATTCGCGTCGGGGCTGTGGCCGATGGATCTGGCGATCATGACGCTCTATGCGCCGCGCGAGCGCCTCGGCTTCTCCCTCGGCATCCTACAGGGTACGCTGACGGCGGGCGGCGTGGTCGGACCTCTGCTCGGCGGGGTGCTCGCGGAGGTGTTCGGGATGCGTGCGAGCTTCTACGTCGGAGGGCTGGCACTCTTCATCAATTTCCTCGCGTTCACCTTTATCATCAAGGAGCCGCCGATGCCGCAGGATGCCGCGCCGCTCACGGCGGAGGAAAAGAATCCGTGGCATCTCTGGCGCATTCCCATCCTGCGCACGATGATGATTGTGAGCACGCTCGCGCAGATGACGACGTTCATCCTCATGCCCGTTCTCACAACCTACATCAAGTATCTTGCAGGCGACATGGAGAACATCGTACTTGTCGCAGGGATTGTCTTTTCACTCGGCGGGATTGCGGGCGCGATTGCCGCGCCGCTCTGGGGTATCTTCGGAGCGCGGCACAGCTATTTCCGCGCGATGTGTCTTGCAATGTTCTGCGCGGGGACGATGCTCACGTTGCAGGGGATTCCCGATACGCTCGTCCCGTTCGCGGCGATGCAGTTCGGTGTCGGGCTCTTCCTCGCGGGCATCCAGCCCTCGCTGAATGCGGTCATTGCACAGCACACGCCCGCGCAGCTCAAGGGCAGCGTGTTCGGTATGCTCTTCGCCGCGCAGCAGGTCGGCGGGTTCACGGGGCCGCTGCTCGGCGGCGTGGTCGCGACCTATCTCGGGATGCACGATCTCTTCCCGATGGGCGGCGTGCTCCTCATCACACTTGCGCTGTTTGTGTGGTGGAGGTATATACACAAAAAAAGTGCAATATAA
- a CDS encoding 3-isopropylmalate dehydratase small subunit — MFEGKVWRYGDNIDTDVIIPARYLNTFEPKALAAHCMEDIDTTFAGNVAEGDIMVGGRNFGCGSSREHAPIAIAASGVPVVIAASFARIFYRNGINIGLPLLEIGDDVEKISAGDRLRVDTATGAIENLTTGDTFHAHPLPGFVQDIARAGGLLNYIRENGGFRHGV; from the coding sequence ATGTTCGAGGGAAAGGTCTGGCGGTACGGCGACAACATCGACACGGACGTTATCATTCCTGCGCGCTATCTCAACACGTTCGAGCCGAAGGCACTCGCGGCACACTGCATGGAGGACATCGACACGACGTTCGCCGGAAATGTGGCGGAGGGCGACATCATGGTCGGCGGGCGCAACTTCGGCTGCGGCTCCTCGCGTGAGCACGCACCCATTGCCATTGCCGCGTCGGGTGTACCCGTCGTGATTGCGGCGAGCTTTGCACGCATCTTCTACCGCAACGGCATCAACATCGGGCTGCCGCTCCTTGAGATCGGCGACGATGTGGAGAAGATCAGCGCGGGCGACCGTCTGCGCGTGGATACGGCGACGGGGGCAATCGAGAATCTGACGACGGGCGACACGTTCCATGCGCATCCCCTGCCGGGCTTCGTGCAGGACATTGCGCGTGCGGGCGGACTTCTGAACTATATCCGTGAGAATGGAGGTTTCCGTCATGGCGTATAA